A genomic stretch from Pseudomonadota bacterium includes:
- a CDS encoding M23 family metallopeptidase, which translates to MDDWVCVEPEEHADGINFFARNLKPWPLTLSFRAETSNLKGPNGSVTVSLQGEERSKLAAYTRQQEGKRYRYQYWFDWTVGLQTVDHDDQFLYQLPFPVGERWRIVQGFGSRFSHTGREHYAVDFDMPVGSQINAARGGVVVRVRERHNKACWEKGCGRYANFVVILHDDGTTGEYYHLKKDGALVDVGDRISAGQPIALSGNTGHSTMPHLHFAVYRADTWGRTRSLPFRFGNGGKVLRKPRSGQRLEKQPTP; encoded by the coding sequence ATGGACGATTGGGTTTGCGTCGAGCCGGAGGAACACGCTGACGGCATCAACTTCTTTGCGCGAAACTTAAAGCCCTGGCCTTTGACCCTGAGCTTCCGCGCTGAGACCAGCAACCTGAAAGGGCCGAACGGTAGCGTCACGGTGTCGCTACAGGGTGAGGAGCGCAGCAAGCTGGCCGCCTACACCCGCCAGCAGGAAGGTAAGCGTTACCGCTACCAGTATTGGTTCGATTGGACGGTGGGCCTGCAAACCGTCGATCACGACGACCAATTTCTTTACCAGCTGCCGTTTCCCGTCGGCGAGCGCTGGCGGATTGTGCAGGGATTCGGATCCCGCTTTTCTCATACCGGCCGGGAGCACTACGCGGTGGATTTTGATATGCCCGTCGGCAGTCAGATCAACGCGGCGCGCGGGGGCGTCGTAGTGAGGGTCCGCGAGCGCCACAACAAGGCTTGCTGGGAGAAAGGCTGCGGCCGCTACGCCAATTTTGTGGTGATCCTGCACGACGACGGCACTACCGGCGAGTATTACCACCTGAAAAAAGACGGGGCGCTGGTGGATGTCGGGGACCGGATCAGCGCCGGTCAGCCCATCGCCCTGTCGGGCAACACCGGCCACAGCACGATGCCCCATCTTCACTTTGCGGTCTATCGGGCCGATACCTGGGGTCGAACCCGATCCCTGCCCTTTCGTTTCGGCAATGGCGGCAAGGTGCTTCGGAAACCCCGCAGCGGGCAGCGGCTGGAAAAGCAGCCGACACCCTGA
- a CDS encoding UvrD-helicase domain-containing protein, whose product MKFQLNPQQQAAVDCCDKPLLVLAGAGSGKTGVITRKVVHLVRGQALLPEKIAAITFTRKAAREMRQRVARQLGDQAAQVWISTFHALGLRILREEAERLGYRPGFSIFDPQDSLTLLREILPDSASRDDLERIRWQISAWKNEGLGPDDAPGEPNTLEVFRGYQERLKHYNAFDFDDLVAQPGALLASDADCRERWQWQFRHVLVDECQDTNSCQYRLLRLLIGARTGLTAVGDDDQSIYGWRGARPDNLEQLQRDFPELSIIKLEQNYRSSGTILKAANALIAHNPHTLSKALWSELGVGDPVALRPCQDPADEADQVVAAILERKFARKAQPGDFAILYRSNHQARALEQALRGHRLPYRVSGGPSWFERGEIKDLICYLRLLANERDDAAFLRVINRPRREIGAGTVDKIAEAAARRGGALLAASRHLPARVAARPAARVRDFVEWLDELKESSLTPGQMLERVVDETGFRDFVAREAGDEATGRSRARSVDEFVKWVSGMEGGLTEVIQQLSLGDEDSSDDNDDRVRLMTLHAAKGLEFPHVFMVGVEEGVLPHRNSLDDGQLEEERRLMYVGITRAQQSLTISWCQARRRFGEVSDEGVSRFVAEIPEELVHRHGAQDVSSPQTAKAHLAGLRDMLGDL is encoded by the coding sequence GTGAAGTTTCAGCTCAACCCTCAACAGCAGGCCGCCGTCGACTGTTGCGACAAGCCGCTGCTGGTGCTGGCCGGTGCCGGCAGCGGCAAGACCGGCGTGATCACCCGTAAGGTTGTCCACCTGGTCCGCGGGCAGGCGCTGCTGCCTGAAAAGATCGCTGCGATCACGTTCACTCGCAAAGCCGCCCGTGAGATGCGTCAGCGCGTCGCTCGACAGCTCGGCGACCAGGCTGCCCAGGTCTGGATCTCGACCTTTCACGCGCTGGGCCTGCGGATTTTGCGGGAGGAGGCTGAACGCCTCGGCTATCGGCCGGGTTTCAGTATCTTCGATCCGCAGGACAGCCTCACGCTGCTGCGGGAGATCCTGCCCGACAGCGCCAGCCGGGATGATCTGGAGCGCATCCGCTGGCAGATCAGCGCCTGGAAAAACGAGGGGCTCGGGCCGGACGACGCACCCGGCGAGCCGAATACGCTCGAGGTATTTCGTGGCTATCAGGAGCGGTTGAAACACTACAACGCGTTTGACTTTGACGATCTCGTGGCGCAGCCCGGGGCTCTGCTGGCGAGCGATGCCGACTGCCGCGAGCGCTGGCAGTGGCAGTTTCGCCACGTGCTCGTCGACGAATGTCAGGACACGAACAGCTGCCAGTATCGGCTGCTGCGGCTTTTGATCGGCGCGCGCACGGGCCTGACTGCGGTGGGTGACGACGACCAGTCTATCTACGGCTGGCGGGGCGCCCGGCCGGACAACCTCGAGCAGCTGCAGCGCGATTTTCCTGAACTGTCGATCATCAAGCTGGAGCAGAATTACCGGTCGAGCGGGACTATTCTCAAGGCCGCCAACGCGCTGATCGCACACAACCCTCACACCCTTAGCAAGGCGCTGTGGAGCGAACTCGGCGTCGGTGATCCGGTGGCGCTGCGCCCCTGTCAGGACCCGGCTGACGAGGCTGATCAGGTGGTGGCCGCCATTCTCGAACGAAAGTTTGCCCGCAAGGCGCAGCCTGGCGACTTCGCCATCCTCTATCGATCCAACCATCAGGCGCGAGCGCTGGAGCAGGCGCTGCGCGGCCACCGGCTGCCCTATCGGGTATCAGGCGGCCCCTCGTGGTTTGAGCGTGGCGAGATCAAAGATCTGATCTGCTACCTGCGGCTGCTCGCCAACGAGCGGGATGACGCGGCGTTCCTGCGCGTGATTAATCGTCCGCGACGGGAAATCGGTGCGGGTACGGTCGACAAGATCGCCGAGGCTGCAGCCCGTCGGGGCGGCGCTCTACTTGCCGCGAGCCGTCACCTGCCGGCCAGGGTAGCCGCTCGTCCCGCCGCCCGCGTGCGTGATTTTGTCGAGTGGCTCGACGAGCTCAAGGAGAGTTCCCTGACACCCGGCCAGATGCTGGAGCGCGTTGTCGATGAAACCGGCTTTCGCGATTTTGTTGCCCGCGAGGCCGGTGATGAAGCGACCGGACGATCTCGAGCCCGCTCGGTGGACGAGTTTGTTAAGTGGGTTTCGGGGATGGAGGGCGGCCTGACCGAGGTCATCCAGCAGCTCTCCCTGGGTGATGAAGATTCCTCGGACGATAACGACGATCGCGTGCGGCTGATGACGCTCCATGCCGCCAAGGGTCTGGAGTTTCCTCACGTCTTTATGGTCGGCGTGGAGGAGGGGGTGTTACCGCATCGAAACTCGCTGGACGATGGCCAGCTCGAGGAAGAGCGTCGGCTGATGTACGTCGGTATCACGCGGGCCCAGCAGAGCCTGACGATCAGCTGGTGTCAGGCGCGCCGGCGTTTCGGCGAGGTGTCCGACGAGGGCGTCAGTCGATTTGTGGCGGAGATTCCCGAAGAGCTGGTGCACCGTCACGGCGCACAGGACGTCAGCAGCCCGCAGACCGCCAAAGCTCACCTGGCCGGACTGCGGGACATGCTCGGAGACCTTTAA
- the hemL gene encoding glutamate-1-semialdehyde 2,1-aminomutase — protein sequence MQSSVDLFAAACERIPGGVNSPVRAFKGVGGDPIFMRRAEGCRLYDEDGKEYIDYVGSWGPMLAGHNHPKVREAVVDAAQQGLSFGTPCAREVVMAELLCQRVPGLELVRMVNSGTEACMSALRLARGFTGRDRLIKFEGCYHGHADSFLVKAGSGALTLGQPNSPGVPASLADLTLTLNYNDIDQVREVMAEVGDQVACIIVEPVAGNMNCIPPQPGFLEGLKEVCEEHGSVLIFDEVMTGFRVAKGGCQERFGVTADLCTFGKVIGGGMPVGAFGGRRDIMEHIAPTGPVYQAGTLSGNPVAMAAGIANLEVLAEPAFYERLEDKINYLTKGLNEAAAAAGIPFMTQQVGSMFGMFFTDQPAVTTFADVERCDGERFKRFFHLMLEQGVYLAPSAFEAGFLSQAHDHAALDQTIKAAAGAFSTLADGA from the coding sequence ATGCAATCCAGCGTCGACCTTTTCGCTGCGGCCTGTGAACGGATCCCCGGCGGCGTCAATTCGCCCGTGAGGGCCTTCAAAGGTGTGGGCGGGGACCCAATTTTTATGCGCCGCGCCGAGGGCTGCCGGCTTTACGACGAGGACGGCAAGGAATACATCGATTACGTGGGTTCCTGGGGTCCGATGCTGGCTGGCCACAACCATCCGAAGGTTCGTGAGGCGGTGGTGGACGCGGCGCAGCAGGGTCTGAGCTTCGGGACCCCGTGCGCCCGTGAGGTCGTGATGGCTGAGCTTCTGTGCCAGCGAGTGCCGGGGCTGGAACTCGTCCGCATGGTGAACTCGGGCACTGAAGCGTGCATGAGCGCGCTGCGTCTGGCCCGCGGGTTCACGGGCCGGGATCGGCTGATCAAGTTTGAGGGTTGCTATCACGGCCACGCGGACTCGTTTCTGGTTAAGGCCGGCAGCGGCGCGCTGACCCTCGGGCAGCCCAATTCCCCCGGCGTGCCCGCCAGCCTCGCCGATCTGACGCTGACGCTGAACTACAACGACATCGATCAGGTACGCGAGGTGATGGCGGAAGTCGGTGACCAGGTCGCCTGCATCATCGTTGAGCCGGTGGCGGGCAATATGAACTGTATTCCGCCGCAGCCCGGCTTTCTTGAGGGCCTGAAAGAAGTCTGCGAGGAGCACGGCTCGGTGCTGATCTTCGATGAGGTCATGACCGGCTTTCGGGTGGCCAAAGGCGGCTGTCAGGAGCGCTTCGGTGTCACCGCCGATCTCTGTACCTTTGGCAAGGTGATCGGCGGCGGCATGCCCGTCGGGGCTTTTGGTGGCCGTCGGGACATTATGGAGCACATTGCGCCGACCGGACCGGTCTACCAGGCCGGCACCCTGTCCGGGAACCCGGTGGCCATGGCGGCCGGCATCGCCAATCTAGAGGTGCTGGCGGAACCGGCGTTCTACGAGCGGCTTGAAGACAAGATCAACTATCTCACCAAGGGCCTGAATGAGGCGGCCGCGGCTGCGGGCATCCCGTTCATGACCCAGCAGGTGGGCTCAATGTTCGGCATGTTCTTCACCGACCAGCCAGCGGTGACTACGTTCGCTGACGTTGAGCGATGTGACGGCGAACGGTTCAAGCGTTTTTTCCATCTCATGCTTGAGCAGGGGGTTTACCTCGCGCCTTCAGCGTTCGAAGCTGGGTTTCTATCGCAGGCCCATGATCATGCGGCCCTCGATCAAACGATCAAGGCTGCGGCGGGAGCGTTTTCCACGCTGGCTGACGGGGCCTGA
- a CDS encoding sigma-70 family RNA polymerase sigma factor has translation MKRRFRRLVKEHQGQLFSLAYHLLGNSAEAEDVAQDVLVKLWQHLAGLEAERVKPWLLRVTRNACLDLLRRRRYSQAYVAETVGGEPLAVTETPLDRLSSSDLGQRLAQAIRELDEPFRSLVVLRDVEELNYQEIGQTLDLSDSQVKVYLHRARRKLRKRLGSELDD, from the coding sequence ATGAAACGACGTTTCCGCCGCCTGGTGAAAGAACACCAGGGCCAGCTCTTTTCGCTGGCTTACCATTTGCTGGGCAATTCGGCCGAAGCCGAAGACGTGGCGCAGGACGTGCTCGTCAAGCTTTGGCAGCACCTGGCTGGGCTCGAAGCCGAGCGGGTAAAACCCTGGCTGCTGCGGGTCACCCGCAACGCCTGCCTGGACCTGCTGCGCCGGCGCCGCTACAGCCAGGCTTACGTTGCCGAAACCGTGGGTGGTGAGCCCCTGGCGGTCACCGAGACCCCGCTGGATCGACTGTCAAGCAGCGATCTCGGGCAGCGGCTGGCCCAGGCGATCCGGGAGCTGGACGAGCCGTTCCGGTCGCTGGTGGTTTTGCGCGACGTCGAAGAACTGAACTATCAGGAAATTGGTCAAACGCTGGATCTGAGCGACAGCCAGGTCAAGGTTTACCTTCACCGAGCGCGTCGCAAGCTGCGCAAGCGCCTTGGGAGTGAATTGGATGACTGA
- a CDS encoding patatin-like phospholipase family protein: MWLTLLLTWLSPVSGAETPEPSPGFCRLTSDERPRIGLVLGGGGARGAAHIGVLKQLEAMRVPIDFITGTSMGSVIGGLYATGMTSAQIEQQMNQLNWNDLFVDQPSRIERRFRRKRDDDLDLFGPKLGYREGELVLPGGVLAGQKVNLLLKRITLGQTQQEEFDRLPIPFRAVAADIITGREVVLKEGDLAAAMRASMSIPGAFSPVPRGNQLLVDGGIVNNLPVGIARDMGADVIIAVDVGTPLFGRDELGNLFDMVEQLTNLLVVQGAAAQTRLLRAEDTLLVPDLSDTLTSVDFEKFRDAIPVGEATALAQADRLRPYSLSEADYRAYRRALLDCRNPAGVIQWVRLNNQSVYSDDMILSRLGIATGEPLNFDELDRELAQIYGLGFLREVRYRLTEENGELGVVLDVLPDPRAPNFIEYGLTFISDANDNAFNLRFGLLKTDIDELGGDWRTVVQIGEEPALFTELYKPFQARAPWYLTARAEIRRDQFRVFEDGERQAEILVDQAQLEFSAGKEFGNSADFSVGLRLGTGDSEVSVGDLGIPNVDFDLGEWFARFRYDHLNDLFFPDTGGFGEIEMLGESGALGADTNFRQVTSTYFYNWLLRDRHHLLLGGTFNTTIDSNAPIYGEFRAGGFGNLSGLEFNELSGQHLALGIAGYRYALNSGGLFPAYLGGTVELGNVWDDRSDISFDSALLHGSLYFGYRSPLGPLYIGVGMGEEGDGTFFIRLGDVFSN, from the coding sequence TTGTGGCTCACCTTGCTGCTGACCTGGCTCAGCCCAGTCAGCGGGGCCGAGACGCCTGAGCCATCACCCGGTTTCTGCCGGCTGACCAGCGATGAGCGGCCTCGGATCGGGCTGGTCCTCGGCGGGGGCGGCGCCCGCGGCGCGGCCCACATCGGGGTGCTGAAACAGCTGGAGGCCATGCGCGTCCCCATCGACTTCATCACCGGCACTTCGATGGGATCGGTTATCGGGGGGCTCTACGCGACCGGCATGACCAGCGCGCAGATCGAACAGCAGATGAACCAGCTCAACTGGAACGACCTCTTTGTCGACCAGCCGAGCCGTATCGAGCGCCGCTTTCGACGCAAGCGGGACGACGACCTGGACCTGTTCGGACCAAAACTCGGCTACCGGGAGGGAGAGCTGGTCCTGCCAGGCGGTGTGCTGGCCGGCCAAAAGGTCAACCTGCTGCTCAAGCGGATCACCCTGGGACAAACTCAGCAGGAAGAATTTGACCGCCTCCCCATCCCCTTTCGCGCCGTGGCGGCGGACATTATCACCGGCCGGGAGGTGGTGCTGAAGGAGGGCGATCTGGCCGCAGCTATGCGGGCCAGCATGTCAATTCCCGGCGCGTTTTCACCCGTTCCCCGCGGCAACCAGCTGCTGGTGGATGGTGGGATTGTCAACAACCTGCCCGTGGGCATTGCGCGGGATATGGGGGCGGATGTGATTATCGCCGTCGACGTGGGTACGCCGCTGTTCGGGCGCGACGAGCTCGGCAACCTGTTTGACATGGTCGAGCAGCTGACCAACCTGCTGGTCGTGCAGGGTGCCGCCGCGCAGACCCGGCTGCTGCGGGCGGAAGACACGCTGCTGGTTCCCGATCTGTCAGACACGCTGACCTCGGTGGATTTCGAGAAATTTCGCGATGCGATCCCCGTCGGCGAAGCGACCGCCTTGGCGCAGGCTGATCGCCTGCGCCCCTACAGCCTCAGCGAAGCCGACTACCGGGCCTACCGGCGAGCACTGCTCGACTGCCGAAATCCAGCCGGCGTTATCCAGTGGGTTCGTCTGAACAATCAGTCGGTGTACTCCGACGACATGATTCTCAGTCGGCTGGGCATCGCCACGGGAGAGCCACTGAATTTTGACGAGCTCGATCGTGAGCTGGCGCAGATCTATGGACTGGGATTTCTCCGCGAGGTCCGCTACCGCCTCACCGAGGAGAACGGCGAGCTCGGCGTAGTGCTCGACGTTCTGCCAGACCCGCGCGCGCCGAATTTCATCGAATACGGCCTCACCTTTATTTCTGACGCCAACGACAATGCGTTCAATCTTCGGTTCGGCCTACTGAAGACCGATATTGACGAGCTCGGCGGGGACTGGCGGACTGTCGTCCAGATCGGCGAGGAGCCGGCGCTGTTCACCGAGCTGTACAAACCCTTCCAGGCTCGCGCGCCCTGGTATCTGACGGCACGGGCGGAAATCCGGCGCGACCAGTTTCGCGTCTTTGAAGACGGCGAGCGGCAGGCTGAAATCCTGGTCGATCAGGCTCAGCTGGAATTCAGCGCGGGCAAAGAGTTCGGCAACTCAGCCGACTTCAGCGTGGGTCTGAGGCTCGGCACCGGAGACAGCGAGGTCAGCGTGGGCGACCTCGGAATCCCCAACGTGGATTTCGACCTGGGTGAGTGGTTTGCCCGCTTTCGCTACGACCATCTGAACGATCTGTTTTTTCCCGACACGGGGGGCTTTGGAGAGATCGAGATGCTCGGCGAATCCGGTGCCCTCGGTGCGGACACCAACTTCCGCCAGGTCACCTCCACCTATTTCTACAACTGGCTCCTGCGCGATCGTCACCATCTCCTGCTGGGGGGCACCTTCAACACCACCATCGACAGCAACGCGCCGATCTACGGTGAGTTCCGCGCCGGCGGATTCGGCAACCTGTCGGGTTTGGAATTCAACGAGCTGTCTGGCCAGCACCTGGCATTGGGCATCGCCGGCTATCGCTACGCCCTCAACAGCGGCGGCCTGTTCCCCGCCTACCTGGGTGGCACGGTGGAGCTCGGCAACGTCTGGGACGATCGCTCCGACATCAGCTTCGACTCCGCCCTGCTCCACGGCAGCCTGTACTTTGGCTACCGATCGCCGCTGGGACCGCTGTACATAGGTGTCGGTATGGGCGAGGAAGGGGACGGCACCTTTTTCATCCGACTGGGCGACGTCTTTTCCAATTAG
- a CDS encoding DUF4252 domain-containing protein: MRRLAKLLLTALLLAPLAAVAQGLTDHPGFVDFGDLDGIADVEPTVEVSLGPALLGFLRKTVANEDPELSSTLGKLRGIELRVFELRADQLDNARDQALSISKRLKSADWEPALRVRGGDGTVHMFMKTRDEIVEGMVVMIVESGGDAVFLNIVGEIDPEQLGSVASRFGVDLDDL, translated from the coding sequence ATGAGGCGACTGGCCAAACTACTGCTGACGGCCCTGCTGCTCGCGCCGCTGGCCGCGGTTGCCCAGGGCTTGACCGACCATCCGGGATTTGTCGACTTTGGTGACCTCGACGGGATCGCCGACGTTGAGCCCACGGTCGAGGTGTCGCTCGGGCCTGCGCTGCTCGGGTTTCTGCGCAAAACGGTTGCCAACGAGGACCCGGAACTCTCCAGCACGCTGGGCAAGCTTCGCGGTATCGAGCTCCGGGTCTTCGAACTGCGCGCCGACCAGCTCGACAACGCCCGCGATCAGGCGCTGTCGATTTCCAAACGTCTGAAGTCGGCAGACTGGGAGCCGGCGCTCCGCGTTCGCGGCGGCGATGGGACGGTCCACATGTTTATGAAAACCCGCGACGAGATCGTAGAGGGCATGGTGGTGATGATCGTGGAATCAGGCGGCGACGCGGTGTTTCTGAACATTGTCGGTGAGATCGATCCGGAGCAGCTCGGCAGCGTTGCCAGTCGCTTCGGCGTTGACCTGGACGACCTATAA